The Maniola hyperantus chromosome 2, iAphHyp1.2, whole genome shotgun sequence genome includes a region encoding these proteins:
- the LOC117995239 gene encoding monocarboxylate transporter 9-like yields MSSQGKNSLGSCDSDDKKYELVPPEGGWGYAVCVGLSVIFIAGTAHQPVFGFIYNDFLDELGVGTGAVTVVYGVFQVTLAIAGFSSNIVLKKLSLRQVGLIGAFIYTLASFLAIFVTTTTQLIITNGFLQGLGMGLLIPVSYTSFNSYFTRKKVLYLSLCKASIGMITMVYPLFIKFTITEYGFRGTLAILCAISAHSIFGALVMHPVQWHMVKRMKSCEKIVLIPPTPACDEDNDKFDFLKSNITKQETKSVQNLYTKNCTGCHKESGLLFIPKLTDSRRLSIPVVLIPSENSSSKFNSHDNVYMENLYKAASVSSLGNFGSIAAEPMPIIKNKEGKWQTVAEYLDLTLLKDLIYDNIIFGMAMTFFADLTFFTLEPLFLDKNHLSKAEIANIIAVGGATDMSARLLLGVSGQFFRMNSRYMFYAGALFAAVFRLVFIQFTTYIPLLILTGILGALRSLVHIAQPIVMADHVPIERYPPAYGLYMLLAGALSLSVGPMIGFIRDYTGSYAIAFVMLAICNFCCVVPWTFEAIILFIKRRQRSPQT; encoded by the exons ATTGCCGGAACTGCACATCAGcccgttttcggatttatttatAATGATTTTTTGGACGAACTTGGCGTTGGTACTGGCGCAGTCACCGTCGTTTATGGAGTATTTCAAGTCACTCTTGCTATAGCTG gttTCTCATCGaatatagttttaaaaaaactttcacTACGACAAGTAGGTTTGATCGGCGCATTTATTTATACGCTAGCATCATTCCTTGCTATATTTGTCACAACTACTACACAGTTGATCATCACTAATGGGTTCCTACAAGGTTTGGGAATGGGATTACTCATTCCCGTATCCTACACGAGTTTCAACAGTTACTTTACAAGGAAAAAAGTGCTTTATCTGAGTTTGTGTAAGGCTTCAATTGGAATGATCACGATGGTGTACCCATTGTTCATCAAGTTTACTATTACGGAGTATGGGTTCAGAGGGACGTTAGCGATACTTTGCGCTATTTCTGCTCATAGTATATTCGGTGCTCTTGTAATGCACCCAGTGCAATGGCACATGGTGAAGCGAATGAAGTCCTGTGAAAAGATTGTTC TTATCCCTCCAACGCCAGCATGTGATGAAGATAACGACAAATTTGACTTTTTGAAAAGCAATATTACAAAGCAGGAAACAAAATCAGTTCAAAATCTGTACACGAAAAACTGTACAGGTTGCCATAAAGAATCTGGCCTTCTATTTATTCCGAAGCTCACTGATTCAAGAAGACTGAGTATTCCGGTTGTGTTAATACCAAGTGAAAATAGCAGTAGTAAATTCAATTCTCACGACAATGTGTACATGGAGAACTTGTATAAAGCAGCTTCAGTGTCCAGTTTAGGAAATTTTGGCAGTATCGCTGCGGAACCGATGCCTATTATCAAGAATAAGGAAGGCAAATG GCAAACAGTAGCtgaatatttagatttaactcTGCTGAAGGACTTGATATACGACAATATTATATTTGGAATGGCAATGACCTTTTTCGCTGACCTCACATTTTTCACTTTGGAGCCATTGTTTCTGGATAAAAATCATCTCAGTaag GCGGAGATAGCGAACATTATAGCTGTGGGGGGCGCTACAGACATGTCGGCGAGGCTGCTGTTGGGCGTGTCGGGGCAATTCTTCCGAATGAACAGCCGCTACATGTTCTACGCGGGCGCTCTATTTGCTGCTGTATTTAGACTAG TCTTCATCCAATTTACAACGTACATCCCTCTACTGATTTTGACGGGAATCCTTGGAGCGTTACGTTCCTTAGTACACATAGCACAGCCGATAGTAATGGCCGACCATGTTCCCATCGAGCGGTACCCGCCCGCATATGGCTTGTACATGTTACTGGCCGGAGCACTTAGCTTGAGTGTCGGACCTATGATTG GTTTCATTCGAGACTACACAGGCAGCTATGCAATCGCGTTTGTAATGTTGGCGATCTGCAACTTCTGCTGTGTGGTTCCGTGGACTTTCGAAGCGATTATACTATTTATAAAGCGTAGACAGCGGAGCCCACAAAcgtga